A genomic window from Vitis riparia cultivar Riparia Gloire de Montpellier isolate 1030 chromosome 16, EGFV_Vit.rip_1.0, whole genome shotgun sequence includes:
- the LOC117933049 gene encoding probable methyltransferase PMT15 produces MPSAKPSSTFSFCTKTNIYSLAVITFFCSFSYFLGSWQHGRGTSSTTAEFSLRGRCNPSQNSTNTALNDPFLAQLSIDFSTHHAAEDGAATVPEEKVKSYPACGVEYSEYTPCEGTKRALKFERERLIYRERHCPEKGDLLKCRIPAPYGYRNPPAWPASRDVAWYANVPHKELTVEKAVQNWIIYEGDRFRFPGGGTMFPNGADAYIDDIGKLINLKDGSIRTAIDTGCGVASWGAYLLSRNIITMSFAPRDTHEAQVQFALERGVPALIGVLASIRLPYPSRAFDMAHCSRCLIPWGQYDGVYLIEVDRVLRPGGYWVLSGPPINWKKHWRGWERTEKDLKAEQQTIENVAKSLCWKKLVEKDDIAIWQKPINHLYCKVNRKITQNPPFCLPKDPDRAWYTKMETCLTPLPEVSYSQELAGGELAKWPERLNVIPPRISSGSINGVTAEIFQLNSELWKKRMSYYKAVNNQLRQPGRYRNLLDMNAYLGGFAAALVEDPVWVMNVVPVDAKINTLGVIYERGLIGTYQNWCEAMSTYPRTYDLIHADSVFSLYKDRCEMEDILLEMDRILRPEGSVILRDDVDVLVKIKRITDGLNWMSRIVDHEDGPHQREKLLFAVKSYWTAPAAADQEGS; encoded by the exons ATGCCTTCTGCCAAACCCTCCTCAACCTTTTCCTTCTGTACAAAAACCAACATCTATTCACTTGCTGTCATCACCTTCTTCTGCTCCTTCTCTTACTTCCTCGGCTCCTGGCAACACGGCCGCGGCACCAGCTCCACAACGGCAGAATTCAGCCTCCGGGGCCGGTGTAACCCATCACAAAACTCCACCAACACAGCCTTGAACGACCCATTCTTGGCACAATTGTCCATAGACTTCTCCACCCATCATGCGGCTGAGGACGGGGCAGCCACCGTGCCGGAGGAGAAGGTGAAAAGCTACCCTGCATGCGGGGTGGAGTACAGTGAGTACACCCCATGTGAGGGGACGAAAAGGGCTTTGAAgtttgagagagagaggttgATATACAGAGAGAGACACTGTCCAGAGAAAGGTGATCTGTTGAAGTGCCGTATTCCAGCGCCGTATGGGTACAGGAACCCACCGGCGTGGCCGGCAAGTAGGGACGTGGCGTGGTACGCCAATGTGCCGCACAAAGAGTTGACCGTGGAGAAGGCGGTTCAGAACTGGATTATATATGAAGGAGATCGATTCAGATTTCCTGGCGGCGGCACCATGTTTCCCAATGGTGCTGATGCCTACATTGATGATATCGGAAAGTTGATCAATCTCAAAGATGGCTCCATCCGTACCGCCATTGACACTGGCTGTGGG GTTGCGAGCTGGGGAGCTTATCTTCTTTCTCGGAACATCATCACGATGTCGTTTGCACCGAGGGACACCCATGAAGCACAGGTGCAATTTGCTTTGGAGCGAGGAGTTCCTGCTTTGATCGGTGTTCTGGCGTCTATCAGGCTTCCTTATCCGTCTAGGGCCTTTGACATGGCTCATTGCTCTCGCTGCCTCATCCCATGGGGCCAGTATG ATGGGGTTTACTTGATTGAAGTTGATCGCGTTCTCCGGCCGGGTGGCTACTGGGTGCTTTCTGGGCCGCCAATCAACTGGAAGAAACATTGGAGAGGGTGGGAGAGAACAGAGAAAGATTTGAAGGCTGAGCAGCAAACCATTGAGAATGTAGCTAAGAGCCTTTGCTGGAAAAAGTTAGTGGAGAAAGATGATATAGCAATTTGGCAGAAACCAATTAATCATTTATACTGCAAGGTTAACAGGAAGATTACTCAGAATCCACCATTCTGCCTGCCAAAAGATCCGGATAGGGCCTG GTATACGAAAATGGAAACCTGTTTGACTCCCTTGCCTGAAGTTTCATACAGTCAAGAACTTGCAGGTGGGGAATTGGCGAAATGGCCTGAGAGACTAAATGTGATCCCACCAAGGATCAGTAGTGGGAGTATTAACGGGGTTACAGCTGAGATTTTCCAACTTAATTCAGAACTATGGAAGAAGAGAATGTCATATTATAAAGCTGTGAACAATCAGCTTCGGCAGCCCGGAAGGTACCGAAACCTTCTAGACATGAATGCCTACCTGGGTGGATTTGCTGCAGCTCTAGTTGAAGATCCAGTTTGGGTGATGAATGTGGTTCCAGTAGACGCAAAAATCAACACATTAGGAGTGATTTATGAAAGGGGACTGATCGGAACATATCAGAACTG GTGTGAAGCCATGTCGACTTACCCGAGGACATATGACCTCATTCATGCTGATTCAGTGTTCAGCCTCTATAAGGACAG ATGTGAGATGGAAGATATTCTGTTAGAAATGGATAGAATTTTAAGGCCTGAAGGAAGCGTGATACTTCGAGATGATGTTGATGTTCTGGTGAAGATCAAGAGGATCACTGATGGGCTGAATTGGATGAGTCGAATTGTAGACCATGAAGATGGTCCTCATCAGAGGGAGAAGCTTTTGTTTGCAGTAAAATCATATTGGACAGCACCTGCTGCTGCTGACCAAGAAGGATCCTGA
- the LOC117934257 gene encoding stamen-specific protein FIL1-like: protein MAGASSLFSLRFRATLLLIVALVACTQMAWSQPSACTTQLSNLSVCAPFVVPGAPDSTPSTDCCTALQTIDDACMCSTLRIASRLPSHCNLTPVTCDVNA, encoded by the exons ATGGCAGGTGCGAGTTCCCTCTTCTCTCTCCGATTTCGAGCTACACTTCTCTTGATTGTTGCACTAGTGGCATGCACACAGATGGCTTGGTCGCAGCCTTCAGCCTGCACAACACAGCTCAGCAACCTAAGCGTGTGTGCACCATTCGTGGTCCCAGGTGCCCCTGACAGCACCCCAAGTACTGACTGCTGCACTGCACTTCAAACAATAGACGATGCCTGCATGTGCAGCACTCTCAGGATTGCTTCTCGTCTTCCTTCTCACTGTAATCTCACTCCCGTCACTTGCg ACGTAAATGCATGA